A segment of the Desulfitobacterium dehalogenans ATCC 51507 genome:
CAAAAGATTTAGAAAAAAATAATAATTTATTAATATTTAACAATAAACTATTAATATATATGTGATAGTATACACAAAGTAGTAATAAATATACTGATAATCAAACTGTGAAGGGAGGTAAAATTCAAGCATTACTGGGGAGGTGAAAGTAAAGAAATTCACAAAAGATAAATAAGAGTGGAGGATACGGGATGGAACCTTCCAATTCGGGAATGGGACTTCTGGAAGCACGGGCGCTAACGTACAAAATTATTAGTGCAGGATTTATCAAGCTACCCAGCACAAATCTAATCAAGCTCACTATCAAAGATAAGCTTTTTGATTTCTTTCCCTTAGAGCTGAATACGGAGGAGTTTCAGCAAGGTTTACTTCAGTTAAAGTTGTGGAGTAGTCAGATAAACGAAACCAGCCTGGATAATATCGTTGTCCAACTAAATGCTGACTATAATCGATTATTTGTGGGACCTAATCATCTCCTGGCACCACCTTGGGAATCGGTTTATCTCACGGAAGAAAGATTGACCTTTGACCGTATAACTCTTGACGTGAGGGAGTTTTATGGTCGACATGGTCTGGAGTTTATCTTGATGAATAAAGAGCCGGATGATCATTTTGGCGTTGAACTTGAATTTATGGCAGAGTTGATTCACCGTCAGATCCAACACTTAAGGAAAGGTCAAATTGAAGAAGCTTCCTATATAGAAAAAGAACAACAGGCATTCCTTGGATTACATTTGTCAAAATGGACTCCCCATTTTACCCATAGTGTCCTCGAAGGAGCGCATACGGATTACTACCAAGGACTAGCCCGTTTAGCTCGAGATTTTATTATCTGGGATTACGAATACCTGAGCAGGGAGGATACTCAAGAACTAAGAAAATCTAAGGACGAATGGGAGGTAGGATAATGGTAAATAAAGACTTTAAAATCAGTCGTCGCTCCTTTTTAAAATGGAGCGCAGCTGTAGCGGGATCAACGACACTGGTGGGATGCATGCCCATAACTTCGGGAGTAGGAGCTGAACCTGCTGTTGCTCAAGCTGGGAATCGTCATCTCAATGCAGAAACAAAACCTTCGATATGTTGGCATAATTGCGGCGGTCGGTGTCAGATTAAAGCCCAGGTGAAAGACGGCGTTGTACTGAGTTTTGTTACGGATAATGAAGGGCCCGATACCCCAGACAATCTTCAAGCGAGAGCTTGTTTGAAGGGGAGATCCCAGCGTCAACGCCTGTATCATCCCGACCGGCTGAAATATCCCATGAAAAGAGTGGGGGAACGGGGAGCCGGACAATGGGAGAAGATTTCCTGGGAAGAGGCTCTGGATACCACAGCCTCTGAGTTAAAACGTATCATCAACCAATACGGCAATGAATCCGTATATTTCATTTATGCTTCGGGGGTCGGAGGAGCATTTAACCAAAGCTATATGGGGGGAGCATCAGGGAGACTCCTTAATGCATTGGGTGGATATCTCAGCTTTTATGGCAACTACAGCCAGGCAAATTATATGTATGCTATTCCTTATATGTTTGGGGCCGGTTATGGGGGAAGCTCTCCGACCAGTTTTCCGGATGCCAAGCTTATCGTGATGTTTGGCGATAATCCTGCCTGTACGCGGGTCGGAGGTCTCAATTCAACCTATTATCTCAAGTTAGCGAAACAGAATGGAACCAAAATTATTGTAATTGATCCTCGTCACAGTGATACAGTAGGTACCTTTGCCGACCAGTGGATTCCTATTCGTCCGACCACTGATGCTGCACTTGTGGCAGGCCTTGCTTATGTCATACTGACAGAAGGGCTTCACGATCAAGCTTTCCTGGACAAGTACTGCATAGGCTTTGATGAAGAGCACATGCCTGAGGGAGTTCCGGCAGGAAATTCCTACAAGAGCTACTTGATGGGAGTAAGCGATGGGCAGCCGAAAACCCCGGAATGGGCATCAGAGATCACGGGGGTTCCTGTGGAAACCATTAAACAATTGGCCAGGGAAATTGCCGGAGCAAAGCCCTGCTTTGTCC
Coding sequences within it:
- a CDS encoding TorD/DmsD family molecular chaperone: MEPSNSGMGLLEARALTYKIISAGFIKLPSTNLIKLTIKDKLFDFFPLELNTEEFQQGLLQLKLWSSQINETSLDNIVVQLNADYNRLFVGPNHLLAPPWESVYLTEERLTFDRITLDVREFYGRHGLEFILMNKEPDDHFGVELEFMAELIHRQIQHLRKGQIEEASYIEKEQQAFLGLHLSKWTPHFTHSVLEGAHTDYYQGLARLARDFIIWDYEYLSREDTQELRKSKDEWEVG